One window from the genome of Vagococcus entomophilus encodes:
- a CDS encoding isochorismate synthase, which yields MGKRKFSWIEPLDKIESIVDFFYQGEQKYNQTRFFWETPDKALTLVGIEPLVEILTPTQDEQLLREEMQKITKDVWCNYPKEQNGYFFLGGLPFDKKKKAKKIWGELASGYFFIPKILIKKIQDQYFVAYNFQCHDYENLNEKWQEVHQLFYRLQQEPVESSKSHMLEQKELRVSEWLKLVAQTVQEIKTSPVLNKVVLARELAIRKSQPISLNETVKQLLREQKNTYIFALEKDGHKFVGATPERLLCATENTFATACVAGSIARGKNESEDFRLGQQLLEDQKNQQEHQYVVRYIEQILGHYTQEALPKRPAILLKNQDIQHLFVPFSGTRTENASFLEAVFALHPTPALGGVPQGSALEWISKKESAGRGMYGAPIGWIQPQSDSGEFVVAIRSAIIRENQALLYAGCGIVEDSIPKLEQEETKIKFRPMLRAIGGEIEC from the coding sequence ATGGGAAAACGTAAATTTAGTTGGATTGAACCTTTAGACAAAATAGAAAGTATTGTCGATTTTTTTTACCAAGGTGAACAAAAGTATAATCAAACGCGTTTTTTCTGGGAAACACCCGATAAAGCATTGACGCTAGTAGGGATTGAACCTTTAGTAGAGATCCTCACACCAACTCAAGACGAACAGTTATTAAGAGAAGAGATGCAAAAAATAACGAAAGATGTTTGGTGTAATTATCCCAAAGAACAAAATGGCTACTTTTTTTTGGGAGGACTCCCGTTTGACAAGAAAAAAAAGGCCAAAAAAATTTGGGGAGAGTTAGCTTCTGGCTATTTCTTTATTCCGAAAATTTTAATTAAAAAGATTCAAGATCAGTATTTTGTCGCGTATAATTTTCAGTGCCATGATTATGAAAATTTAAACGAAAAATGGCAAGAGGTTCACCAATTATTCTATCGGTTGCAACAAGAGCCTGTTGAATCAAGCAAATCACATATGTTGGAGCAAAAAGAACTGAGGGTCTCTGAGTGGTTAAAATTGGTCGCTCAGACGGTCCAAGAAATAAAAACGAGTCCAGTGCTCAATAAAGTGGTGCTGGCAAGAGAATTAGCTATTCGTAAGAGTCAACCAATATCCCTAAATGAAACAGTGAAACAGTTGCTAAGAGAACAAAAAAATACCTATATTTTTGCTTTAGAAAAAGATGGACATAAGTTTGTTGGGGCGACACCGGAACGCTTGCTTTGTGCAACAGAGAATACATTTGCGACTGCTTGTGTAGCAGGGTCTATTGCAAGAGGAAAGAATGAATCTGAGGACTTCCGTTTGGGACAGCAACTCTTAGAGGACCAAAAAAATCAACAAGAACATCAGTATGTTGTGCGCTATATCGAACAAATACTAGGACACTACACCCAAGAGGCATTGCCTAAAAGACCAGCAATTCTTCTTAAAAATCAAGATATTCAGCATCTATTTGTCCCATTTTCGGGTACAAGAACAGAGAATGCTTCTTTTTTGGAGGCAGTTTTTGCCTTACATCCGACTCCTGCCCTTGGAGGGGTTCCTCAAGGGTCAGCCCTTGAATGGATTAGCAAAAAAGAATCAGCTGGAAGGGGCATGTACGGTGCACCGATTGGCTGGATCCAGCCTCAAAGTGATAGTGGAGAATTTGTTGTGGCAATTCGCTCTGCTATTATTAGAGAAAATCAAGCGTTGCTTTATGCTGGATGCGGGATTGTCGAGGACTCCATTCCAAAGCTTGAACAAGAAGAAACAAAAATAAAATTTAGACCAATGCTTCGGGCAATTGGAGGAGAGATAGAATGTTAG
- the menE gene encoding o-succinylbenzoate--CoA ligase — translation MSGLLGEVVKKYPNRPALYYEEKCWNFREVRQEVDAWVNFLQQKIGAKQTRVALFSRNSEKLYFIILALWELDKELVFLNRHLSKEEILYQIETADVHFLLAEMDECSKLKEFPVEIIPIALPNSTEQNHSELHKKGDFSPNHTASIMFTSGTTGRPKGVVQRFCHHLSNAKATIMSMKVTPFDCWACCVPLFHVSGLSILMRQLLSGCSIRLYAKFAPETISQDLQQGNVTLISLVNVMLQELLRIYPSVGYASNFRTVLLGGSPASLELLTECQEKNIAVIQSYGMSETCSQIVALSFQDAKEKIGSSGKPLPGVQLQIRVGNREAKAFEVGEIVVKSSSIIEEYLLNNQNNACKSHMEDGWFQTGDIGYLDTEGFLYVKARLSELIISGGENIYPAEVENCVMSYPDIEEAAVIGEKDSKWGAVPVVYYRAKKQIETEKLVHFISDKLASFKVPKKYYQIEKMPRTASGKIAKRLLKKER, via the coding sequence ATGTCTGGTCTATTAGGAGAAGTAGTTAAAAAATATCCCAATCGCCCTGCGTTATACTACGAGGAGAAGTGTTGGAATTTTAGAGAAGTACGTCAAGAAGTAGATGCATGGGTGAACTTTTTACAACAAAAAATCGGGGCAAAACAAACGCGTGTGGCCTTATTCAGTCGTAACTCTGAAAAGTTGTATTTTATTATACTGGCACTCTGGGAGTTAGACAAAGAGCTGGTTTTTTTGAACCGTCATCTTAGTAAAGAAGAAATTTTGTACCAAATAGAAACAGCAGATGTCCATTTTCTTTTAGCAGAAATGGATGAATGTAGTAAACTGAAAGAATTTCCAGTCGAAATCATTCCTATAGCTCTGCCAAATAGCACCGAGCAAAACCATAGTGAATTGCACAAAAAGGGTGATTTTTCCCCCAATCATACTGCCTCGATTATGTTTACCTCGGGTACTACAGGTAGACCAAAGGGAGTGGTACAACGCTTTTGTCATCATTTATCAAATGCGAAAGCAACTATTATGAGCATGAAGGTCACCCCTTTTGATTGTTGGGCTTGCTGTGTCCCTTTATTTCATGTGAGTGGCCTATCGATTTTAATGAGGCAGCTGCTTAGTGGCTGTAGCATCCGACTTTATGCCAAGTTTGCTCCAGAAACTATCTCCCAAGACCTACAGCAAGGGAACGTGACGCTGATTTCTTTGGTTAATGTTATGTTACAGGAGCTTTTAAGGATATATCCTAGCGTAGGCTACGCATCTAACTTTCGTACAGTTTTATTAGGTGGAAGTCCTGCTTCCTTGGAACTACTCACAGAATGCCAAGAAAAAAATATAGCCGTTATTCAGTCTTATGGTATGAGTGAAACTTGTTCACAAATTGTTGCGCTAAGTTTTCAAGATGCAAAAGAAAAAATTGGTTCATCAGGCAAGCCACTACCAGGAGTCCAACTTCAAATTCGAGTGGGAAATCGAGAAGCAAAAGCTTTTGAGGTGGGCGAAATCGTGGTCAAAAGTTCCTCTATTATTGAGGAGTATCTACTTAACAATCAAAACAATGCTTGTAAGAGTCACATGGAGGATGGGTGGTTTCAAACAGGTGATATAGGTTATCTAGATACAGAGGGGTTTCTTTACGTAAAAGCACGTCTCAGTGAACTAATTATTTCTGGTGGTGAAAATATTTATCCAGCAGAAGTTGAAAACTGTGTGATGAGCTACCCTGACATCGAAGAAGCTGCTGTAATTGGTGAAAAAGATTCGAAGTGGGGCGCGGTTCCAGTAGTATATTATCGCGCGAAAAAACAAATTGAAACAGAGAAACTAGTGCACTTCATCTCAGATAAGTTAGCTAGTTTTAAAGTACCAAAAAAATACTATCAAATCGAAAAAATGCCTCGAACTGCTAGTGGGAAAATTGCCAAAAGATTATTAAAAAAAGAAAGGTAG
- the menD gene encoding 2-succinyl-5-enolpyruvyl-6-hydroxy-3-cyclohexene-1-carboxylic-acid synthase: MLEDQNLRAYLDYFLGGFVQQKIKRAVISPGSRSTPIALLLHQCPQIETFVHIDERSAAFFALGMSKASEEPVILVCTSGTAAANYYPAICEAKESNTPLVIVTTDRPLELQQIGAPQTMNQQSLYGQQVKYSVSMPLADSTQAVKEYAHFQAIKAVQIAQQRPLGPVHLNMPFREPLLPSVQETKNVPDFHQAFCGKAVLTQEQITQIKNNWQGKKGILIVSGSQNRSTAKQYVALANELSWPLFADPLSNVRNCGMKSDTILSYYDLYMGCLDEQWMPEVIVKVGNPIISKSFNQWLGQLVVPMYVIDCEMEWKEPTLHANYVIQAESETFIKMMLASEVKQSDRQWLKRWNSLEKRVQEICEADHYLCDFTEAACTKLVLDSLSEDAQLFVSNSMAIRYVDRFSGQAKNSYTLLANRGVNGIDGIISTALGMAQIHQGHENVLLIGDLAFCHDMNALLLAKSYDIPLTIIIINNQGGGIFSFLPQSQLNPVDFEALFGTPQDLDFTYVAKLYEAQYQEVRTLDELHKCLLEEKNVSQLRILELKTSRAENSLDYENLCKKIASEI, translated from the coding sequence ATGTTAGAAGACCAAAACTTACGTGCATATTTGGATTACTTTCTAGGCGGGTTCGTGCAACAAAAGATTAAACGGGCAGTGATTAGTCCAGGATCGCGTTCAACCCCCATTGCTTTGTTATTGCACCAATGTCCGCAAATTGAAACGTTCGTCCACATTGATGAACGGTCTGCTGCTTTTTTTGCATTAGGAATGAGCAAAGCGAGCGAAGAGCCAGTTATTTTGGTCTGTACTTCCGGCACGGCAGCAGCCAATTACTATCCCGCCATTTGTGAGGCAAAAGAATCGAATACACCACTAGTCATTGTGACAACCGATCGTCCTTTGGAATTGCAACAAATAGGCGCTCCGCAAACGATGAATCAACAGTCATTATACGGACAACAAGTAAAATATTCTGTTTCAATGCCACTTGCTGACTCCACGCAAGCTGTGAAAGAATACGCACATTTTCAAGCAATTAAAGCGGTCCAAATAGCGCAACAGCGACCATTAGGGCCTGTTCATTTGAACATGCCTTTTCGTGAACCACTTCTTCCAAGTGTGCAGGAGACTAAAAACGTCCCAGATTTTCATCAAGCATTTTGTGGAAAAGCTGTCCTAACACAGGAGCAAATTACGCAAATAAAGAATAATTGGCAAGGGAAAAAAGGAATTTTGATTGTTTCAGGTAGTCAAAATCGTTCGACAGCAAAACAATATGTTGCTTTAGCAAACGAGCTAAGCTGGCCATTATTTGCAGATCCATTGTCAAATGTAAGAAACTGCGGCATGAAAAGTGATACGATTCTTAGCTACTATGATTTATATATGGGCTGCTTAGATGAACAGTGGATGCCGGAAGTGATTGTGAAAGTAGGCAATCCAATTATTTCTAAAAGTTTTAATCAATGGTTGGGGCAGCTGGTTGTTCCGATGTATGTCATTGATTGTGAGATGGAATGGAAAGAGCCCACGCTACACGCTAATTATGTGATTCAGGCAGAAAGTGAGACGTTTATTAAAATGATGCTGGCAAGCGAAGTCAAGCAAAGTGATCGTCAGTGGTTGAAACGATGGAATTCTTTAGAAAAGCGCGTGCAAGAAATTTGCGAAGCAGACCACTATCTTTGTGATTTTACAGAAGCAGCTTGTACGAAATTGGTGTTAGACTCACTTTCAGAAGATGCTCAGTTGTTTGTTTCAAATAGTATGGCAATCCGGTATGTCGACCGCTTTAGCGGACAAGCTAAAAACAGCTACACGCTTTTGGCCAATCGTGGTGTTAACGGGATTGACGGGATTATTTCAACAGCACTCGGGATGGCTCAAATCCATCAAGGTCATGAAAATGTATTATTAATTGGGGATTTAGCTTTTTGTCACGACATGAATGCTTTATTACTTGCTAAAAGCTATGACATTCCTCTTACCATCATCATTATTAATAATCAAGGGGGCGGAATTTTCTCTTTTTTACCTCAAAGTCAGTTGAACCCAGTGGACTTTGAAGCACTCTTTGGAACGCCGCAAGACTTAGATTTTACCTATGTAGCCAAGCTCTATGAAGCGCAGTATCAAGAGGTTAGGACCTTAGATGAGTTGCACAAATGTTTGTTGGAAGAAAAAAACGTGTCTCAATTACGGATACTAGAGCTTAAAACATCTCGAGCTGAAAATAGCTTAGACTATGAAAATCTTTGTAAAAAAATTGCTTCAGAAATATAG
- the menB gene encoding 1,4-dihydroxy-2-naphthoyl-CoA synthase, protein MKTWTIIKEYEEILFEQQGKVAKITINRPHVHNAFTPKTVFELLDAFTISRDKTDIGVIILTGAGDQAFCSGGDQKVRGNGGYVGEDNVPRLNVLDLQRLIRVIPKPVIAMVKGWSIGGGNVLQLVCDLTVAADNARFGQTGPNVGSFDGGYGSGYLARVVGHKKAKEVWFLCKQYTAEEALDMGWINTVVPLDQVEKVTMEWAAELLTKSPIALRMIKASMNADTDGLAGIQQLAGDATLLYYTMEEAKEGRDAFKEKRQPDFDQFPKFP, encoded by the coding sequence ATGAAAACTTGGACAATCATTAAGGAATATGAAGAAATTTTGTTTGAACAACAAGGGAAAGTAGCGAAAATTACGATTAATCGACCACATGTACATAATGCTTTTACACCTAAAACAGTCTTCGAATTATTAGATGCGTTTACGATTTCTCGTGATAAAACGGATATCGGAGTGATTATTCTAACAGGTGCTGGTGATCAAGCCTTTTGTTCTGGTGGCGATCAAAAAGTTCGTGGGAATGGAGGGTATGTCGGGGAAGATAACGTACCTAGACTAAATGTTCTTGATTTACAACGGTTAATTCGAGTGATTCCCAAACCTGTAATTGCGATGGTAAAAGGGTGGTCAATTGGTGGCGGGAATGTCTTACAACTTGTCTGTGATTTAACGGTTGCAGCTGATAATGCACGTTTTGGGCAAACTGGACCAAATGTGGGAAGTTTTGATGGTGGCTATGGATCAGGCTATTTGGCACGAGTAGTGGGACATAAAAAAGCAAAAGAAGTATGGTTCTTGTGTAAGCAATATACTGCTGAAGAGGCCTTAGACATGGGTTGGATTAATACAGTGGTACCACTAGATCAAGTAGAAAAGGTAACGATGGAATGGGCTGCAGAGTTGTTGACGAAAAGTCCGATCGCCTTGCGAATGATCAAAGCTTCAATGAATGCCGATACAGATGGCTTGGCTGGGATTCAGCAATTAGCTGGAGATGCAACCTTACTTTATTATACGATGGAAGAAGCAAAAGAAGGACGTGATGCGTTTAAAGAAAAACGCCAACCTGATTTTGATCAATTTCCAAAGTTTCCGTAA
- a CDS encoding PaaI family thioesterase, with protein MDLLENWGITVLSKSATEVILSMPITAIHKQPFGLVHGGVNATLIETACSIGANENLDTKKEIAVGVDIQTSHLKSSHTGTLLTHATADHIGKTTQVWQASITNDQKKVVSVGRCTLLVKKQ; from the coding sequence ATGGACTTACTTGAAAATTGGGGCATTACTGTGCTTTCAAAGAGCGCAACAGAAGTCATACTTTCCATGCCCATTACAGCTATTCACAAGCAACCATTCGGACTAGTTCATGGTGGTGTAAATGCAACACTGATTGAAACAGCCTGTAGTATCGGAGCAAACGAAAATTTAGATACGAAAAAAGAGATAGCAGTAGGTGTAGACATTCAGACAAGTCATTTGAAAAGCAGTCACACTGGAACTCTCCTGACCCATGCAACTGCTGATCATATTGGAAAAACGACTCAAGTATGGCAAGCTTCTATCACAAATGATCAAAAAAAAGTGGTAAGTGTTGGCAGATGTACCCTCCTCGTTAAAAAACAATAA
- the menH gene encoding 2-succinyl-6-hydroxy-2,4-cyclohexadiene-1-carboxylate synthase yields MRQEVKGVSYHYEWLNEYDWKKKTLVCLHGFTGTSATFKECLSSFAAYNILAIDLLGHGQSDSPAQAKRYEIESIAQDVTALLTLLGLDSFSLLGYSMGGRVAISVALLNSRRCETLIIEGGSPGIESEHKRAERQKRDICLATWLLTVGIEEFVNYWEALPLFATQRTLALEKQLKIRKERLSQDPFGLACSLKYMGTGSQPSYWAKLGQLTTIRLLYIVGENDHKFQQIAEQMQELVPSLTISKHQTGHCVHVERPDEFRLVVQKFLKGEAYENSKN; encoded by the coding sequence ATGCGTCAAGAAGTTAAGGGAGTGTCGTACCATTACGAGTGGTTAAATGAATATGATTGGAAGAAAAAAACGCTGGTATGTCTGCATGGATTTACTGGAACTAGCGCTACTTTTAAAGAATGCCTCTCTAGTTTTGCTGCATACAATATCCTAGCAATTGATTTACTGGGGCATGGACAAAGTGATAGCCCTGCTCAAGCCAAACGATATGAAATAGAGTCAATCGCACAAGATGTTACAGCACTTCTTACATTGTTAGGGTTGGATTCTTTTTCGTTACTCGGCTACTCTATGGGAGGACGTGTTGCTATATCTGTGGCTTTATTAAACTCTCGGCGATGCGAAACCCTGATTATTGAAGGGGGGTCTCCTGGTATTGAGTCAGAGCACAAGCGAGCAGAACGTCAAAAAAGAGATATTTGTCTTGCCACTTGGCTTTTAACAGTGGGAATTGAAGAGTTTGTCAACTATTGGGAAGCCTTACCACTATTTGCTACACAGAGAACATTGGCGTTAGAAAAACAATTGAAAATCAGAAAAGAGCGCTTGAGTCAGGATCCTTTTGGTTTGGCTTGTAGCTTGAAGTATATGGGAACTGGAAGTCAGCCTTCTTATTGGGCAAAATTAGGACAGTTAACAACAATTCGATTGCTCTATATTGTGGGGGAGAATGACCACAAATTCCAACAGATCGCAGAGCAAATGCAAGAGCTAGTGCCCTCATTGACTATTTCCAAACATCAAACAGGACACTGTGTTCATGTTGAGCGACCGGATGAGTTTCGTTTAGTTGTCCAAAAATTTTTGAAAGGAGAAGCATATGAAAATTCAAAAAATTGA
- a CDS encoding YitT family protein, translating into MQKKIIEDMLLVLVGSFFISIGINMFFLPNHIVSGGMNGVSIIINYLTGTSPSTFLFLTNIPLLLISYLFLGKGYTAKTIFGAFTLPFFVYLTAGFPVATKVPLLAALFGGLVTGFGLGVVFRGKASTGGTAILSQIVAKYAKIPLGVAVGIVDGLVIAGAFVAFSADTVMFSLISLFIISRMIDLVQLGFNRSKNVFIISKQYAALKPVIIQQLDNGVTTVPVLGGFENQAQEMLMCVISEKRFPKLKETVLQMDPQAFVVVMSASEVMGLGFSLTKEKSH; encoded by the coding sequence ATGCAGAAGAAAATAATCGAAGATATGTTGTTGGTGCTTGTCGGTTCTTTTTTTATTTCAATTGGGATTAATATGTTTTTTTTACCAAATCATATTGTCTCTGGTGGAATGAACGGGGTGAGTATTATTATCAATTATTTGACAGGAACAAGCCCCTCTACGTTTTTATTTTTAACGAATATTCCATTGCTTTTGATTAGCTATTTGTTTTTAGGAAAAGGATATACGGCAAAGACTATTTTTGGAGCCTTTACCTTGCCGTTTTTTGTTTATCTAACTGCGGGGTTCCCAGTAGCAACCAAGGTTCCTTTACTTGCGGCTTTATTTGGCGGACTGGTAACGGGTTTTGGATTAGGCGTTGTTTTTAGAGGAAAAGCTTCTACTGGTGGAACGGCTATTTTATCTCAAATTGTGGCTAAATATGCTAAAATCCCTTTGGGAGTGGCGGTTGGAATCGTCGATGGATTGGTAATTGCGGGTGCATTTGTTGCTTTTTCAGCAGATACAGTGATGTTTTCACTCATTTCTTTATTTATTATTAGTCGAATGATTGATTTGGTTCAATTAGGATTTAATCGTTCGAAGAATGTATTTATTATTTCAAAACAGTATGCTGCGCTAAAACCTGTTATTATTCAGCAGTTAGATAATGGGGTGACCACGGTACCCGTTCTTGGTGGTTTTGAAAATCAAGCACAAGAGATGCTGATGTGTGTCATTTCGGAAAAAAGATTTCCTAAGCTAAAAGAAACTGTCCTTCAAATGGATCCACAGGCGTTTGTCGTGGTGATGAGTGCCAGTGAAGTGATGGGACTAGGATTTAGCTTAACCAAAGAAAAATCTCATTAA
- a CDS encoding DoxX family protein gives MNKKQLAVLLLRILLGLTMALHGLQKVLGIAGTVTFFDSLGLPAFLPYFVATIELVGGIFMMIGLLVPLVSLGFVAVLVGAILTLKIGSNFVGGYELELLLIIMSVSVALLHTKTKRLFFKPNV, from the coding sequence ATGAATAAAAAACAATTAGCTGTTTTGTTATTACGTATATTATTAGGCTTGACAATGGCTTTGCATGGCCTACAAAAAGTGCTAGGGATTGCTGGAACGGTTACATTCTTTGACAGTCTCGGACTACCTGCATTTCTGCCTTATTTTGTAGCCACAATTGAGCTAGTAGGTGGGATTTTCATGATGATTGGACTGTTAGTGCCACTCGTTTCTCTAGGATTTGTTGCTGTTCTAGTGGGAGCTATCTTGACCTTGAAAATAGGCAGTAATTTTGTTGGAGGATACGAATTGGAGCTACTTCTAATTATAATGAGCGTAAGTGTTGCACTTTTACATACCAAGACAAAAAGATTATTTTTTAAACCTAATGTTTAG
- the menC gene encoding o-succinylbenzoate synthase — MKIQKIECFQHLFELKQPFQTSYGVLSHKPVAIYCVTDERGNQGFGELVALPCPDYIEETFQTAQVIIKRFLVPLISNQTIQHPKEIRELFRAVRGNEMAKSALETAIWDLYAKRLGQSFSQLFSVKRKKIPVGVSIGLQTDEHSLLKSVEEYVQKGYTRVKLKIKPGYDIRPIQVIRKHFPELELMVDANSAYSFSEKERLTELDQYRLAMIEQPFSASDFLEHCELQKEMTTKICLDENIRSLEDVKLAHFLGSCGAINLKIPRVGGIAEALDIVHYCQENSLMVWLGGMFETGIGRSLNLSFAAQDAFCFPGDISASERYFFEDSIEETFSLENGCLTLPKGKGIGVHPTLSKMNKEVLF, encoded by the coding sequence ATGAAAATTCAAAAAATTGAATGTTTTCAGCATTTATTTGAGTTGAAGCAGCCCTTTCAAACCAGTTATGGTGTGTTGTCGCATAAGCCAGTTGCGATTTATTGTGTAACAGATGAACGAGGCAATCAAGGGTTTGGAGAATTGGTGGCGTTACCCTGTCCAGACTATATCGAAGAAACATTTCAAACTGCACAAGTCATCATTAAACGTTTTTTAGTTCCGCTTATAAGTAATCAGACGATTCAACATCCTAAAGAAATCCGGGAGCTTTTTCGAGCGGTTCGCGGAAACGAAATGGCAAAATCAGCACTTGAAACAGCCATCTGGGATTTGTATGCGAAACGACTAGGACAATCATTTTCGCAACTATTCTCAGTGAAACGTAAGAAAATACCAGTAGGTGTAAGTATTGGGCTTCAAACAGATGAACACAGCTTGCTAAAGAGCGTCGAAGAGTACGTTCAAAAAGGATATACACGTGTGAAGTTGAAGATAAAACCAGGATATGATATTAGACCCATTCAAGTAATTCGGAAACATTTTCCAGAATTAGAGTTGATGGTAGATGCGAATTCTGCTTATTCTTTTTCAGAAAAAGAAAGACTAACGGAATTAGATCAGTATCGTTTGGCTATGATTGAACAACCCTTTTCTGCTAGTGATTTTTTAGAGCATTGTGAGTTACAAAAAGAAATGACAACAAAAATTTGTTTAGATGAAAATATTCGGAGCTTAGAGGATGTAAAATTAGCGCATTTTTTGGGGAGCTGTGGAGCCATCAATTTAAAGATACCACGTGTTGGAGGGATTGCAGAGGCTCTAGATATTGTGCACTATTGCCAAGAAAATTCCCTTATGGTTTGGCTAGGTGGCATGTTTGAAACAGGGATTGGCCGCTCTTTGAATCTTAGTTTTGCAGCACAAGATGCTTTTTGCTTTCCAGGAGATATTTCCGCAAGTGAACGCTATTTTTTCGAAGATAGCATCGAAGAAACATTCAGTCTAGAAAATGGCTGTCTGACTTTGCCAAAGGGGAAAGGGATTGGCGTGCACCCCACTTTGAGTAAAATGAACAAGGAAGTTCTTTTTTAA
- a CDS encoding MFS transporter — translation MQNKKVLATLIANLFLVFVGIGLVVPVMPVIKTEMGLSGTTMGMLVSFFSVAQLLTSPIVGRISDKSGRKNLIILGMLLYSISEFIFATGMNVWMLYLSRIVGGIAAAMIMPSITSFAADVTSLPERPKVMGWISAAISGGFIIGPGLGGLLAGISDRMPFFVAGFLGVIGCIFAVFCLKEEPKVHHEKEKVGSYQIIRQKKYFLPFLVILISSFGLAAFEGIYGIFMNVTMKFTPQDISLVVVISGLLALVFQLFLFDFLIRTIGEIGLIRLCFLASAIFVGTMLFTHTKLLVMLATFVVFLAFDLVRPAITTYLSKGAGENQGLLNGMNSSLTSVGNIVGPFLAGVFLDINYAYPYLFVVFVLTITFGCTLFWKKEELNKNES, via the coding sequence ATGCAAAATAAAAAAGTATTGGCAACCTTAATTGCCAATTTATTTCTGGTTTTTGTAGGAATTGGTCTAGTGGTACCTGTAATGCCAGTAATCAAAACAGAAATGGGGTTGTCTGGTACAACGATGGGCATGCTGGTGTCTTTTTTTTCTGTCGCACAGCTGTTAACTTCTCCAATTGTAGGGAGAATATCCGACAAGTCTGGACGGAAAAATCTCATTATTTTAGGTATGCTTTTATATAGCATTTCTGAATTTATATTCGCAACAGGAATGAATGTTTGGATGCTCTACCTATCTAGGATTGTTGGTGGGATAGCAGCTGCGATGATTATGCCCTCAATTACATCCTTTGCAGCTGATGTCACTTCTTTACCTGAGCGACCTAAAGTGATGGGGTGGATTTCGGCAGCAATTAGTGGTGGTTTTATTATCGGACCAGGTCTCGGAGGTCTTTTAGCAGGAATTAGTGACCGTATGCCCTTTTTTGTTGCAGGTTTTTTAGGTGTGATAGGCTGCATATTTGCGGTATTTTGTTTAAAAGAAGAACCAAAAGTACACCACGAAAAGGAAAAAGTAGGGAGTTATCAAATTATTCGACAAAAAAAATACTTTTTGCCGTTTCTAGTTATTTTAATTTCTTCATTTGGATTAGCAGCTTTTGAGGGGATTTATGGGATTTTTATGAACGTGACTATGAAGTTTACCCCGCAAGATATTTCTCTTGTAGTCGTGATTAGCGGCTTACTTGCGTTAGTCTTCCAACTATTTTTATTTGACTTTTTGATTCGAACCATTGGAGAAATTGGACTGATTCGTCTTTGCTTCTTAGCAAGTGCTATCTTTGTAGGAACGATGTTGTTCACACACACCAAACTATTGGTCATGCTGGCAACATTTGTCGTTTTTCTGGCGTTTGATTTAGTTCGACCGGCTATTACGACCTATTTATCCAAAGGAGCAGGAGAGAACCAAGGATTATTAAATGGAATGAATTCGTCTTTAACAAGTGTAGGGAATATTGTCGGTCCTTTTTTAGCTGGGGTCTTTTTAGATATTAATTATGCATATCCCTATCTATTTGTAGTGTTCGTGTTGACCATTACTTTTGGTTGTACACTATTTTGGAAAAAAGAAGAATTAAACAAAAATGAAAGTTAG